One Actinomycetes bacterium genomic window, GCTACGGCGCCTGGGTGCGCGAGTCGTGGGGAGGCCGGCCTGGCCTGGACTCGGCCACCATGCTCTGCGCGGGGCGACCCGGATTCGGCTTCCGCTCCGGCCGGGTGTGGGGGGTCCATCTCGCCTACAGCGGCAACCAGGTGCTCAGTGCCGAGCGGTCGGCCACCGGGTGGCGGCTGCTGCGTGGCGGCGAGCTGCTGCTGCCAGGAGAGGTCCGCCTGGCCCCTGGCGAGACCTACCAGGGGCCGTGGCTGGTCGCATCGTGGGGCGAGGGCCTGGACGCCCTCGCCGGCCGAGTCCATCGCCACCTCCGTGCCCGTCCGCAACACCCCCGGCGGCCGCGCCCGGTCCTCATCAACACGTGGGAGGCGGTCTACTTCAAGCACGACGTGTCCCGGCTCCTCGCCCTCGCCGAGGTCGCCGCCGGGATCGGCGTCGAGCGCTTCGTCCTGGACGACGGGTGGTTCCGCCACCGCCGCAGCGACCACGCCGGTCTGGGCGACTGGGTGGTCGACGAGCACGTGTACCCGAACGGCCTCGGGCCGGTTGCCGACCGCGTGCACGAGCTGGGCATGGAGTTCGGGCTCTGGTTCGAGCCGGAGATGGTCAACCTGGACTCCGACCTGGCGCGAGCGCACCCGGACTGGATCTTCGCGACGAACCACGGTCCCGGCCTGCCCTCGCGCTACCAGCACGTTCTCGACCTCGGCCACCCGGACGCGTACGCGTTCGTGCTCGAGCGGATGGCGGCCCTTGTGGAGCAGTACGACATCGCCTACATCAAGTGGGACCACAACCGAAGCCTCATCGACGCGGGCCACCAGCCGGACGGGACGCCCGGGGTCCGGCGACAGGTCGGCGCCGTCTATGCGCTCATGGCCGCGCTGAAGGCGCGGCACCCGGGCCTCGAGATCGAGTCGTGCGCAGGCGGCGGCGGGCGTATCGACCTCGGGATCATGGACTACGCCGACCGGATCTGGCCGTCGGACAGCATCGACTCCCTCGAGCGGCAACGGATGATGCGCTGGGGTTCCCTGATTCTCCCGCCGGAGCTCGTCGGGACCCACGTGGGCTCCGCGCCCGACCACAGCACGGGGCGCACCCACACCCTTCGGCTGCGCGCGGGCACCGCCATCTTCGGCCACCTAGGCATCGAGTGGGACCTCACCCGCGTGCCGCAGGATGAGCTGGCGGCCCTCGCCCGGTGGGTGGAGCTGCACAAGCAGCTGCGCCCACTGCTGCACAGCGGCGAGGTCGTCCACGCCGACCAGCTCGACCCGGCGCTGCTCCTCGAGGGCGTCGTGGCCCAGGACGGTTCGGATGCCCTGTACCGCCTCGTCGCCATCGACCTCGGGCTCACCTGGCCACCCGGCCGGATCACGCTTCCGGGGCTGGACCCGCGGCGGCTCTACCGGGTCACCCAGCAGCCGCCGGGGACGAGCGGCTCGCCACCCGAGCACGCGCCGGGGTGGCTGGTCGAGGGCGTCACCCTGCCCGGCAGCGTGCTCGGCACGGTCGGCATCCAGTCGCCGCTGCTCGCCGCGGAGGACCTGCTGCTGATCCGCGCCCAGGCGGTCTCCGGCTAACCGGCGGGCTGGGCCGTGGCTCCCCTCGCCCCGGGGCGCCACAGGACGTCACCCGGACCGCCGACGGTGGCGCTGTTGGCCTCACGCGCCAGGATGAACAGCAGGTCCGAAAGACGGTTGAGGTAGCGCGCCGTGAGGGGGTTCATCGACGCTTCGTGCTGCGCCAGCGCAGCCCACGTGGCGCGTTCTGCGCGACGGACCACCGTTCGGGCGACGTGCAGCGCGGCCGCGGTCGGCGTACCCCCCGGCAGCACGAAGGACCGCAGCTTCTCCAGCCGCTCGTTGTGCTCGTCGCAGGCCGTCTCGAGCGCGTCGACGTACTCCTGGGTGACCCGCAGGGGTGGGACGGCCGGGTCGGCCACGACGGGCGTGCACAGGTCCGCCCCGACGTCGAACAGGTCGTTCTGCACCTGGTGGAGCACCTCGGCGATCGACGTCGGGGCTCGCCCGAGCGAGAGTGCGTAGCCGATCGCGCTGTTCGCCTCATCGACATCGGCGTAGGCCCGCAGCCGCAGGTCGTTCTTGTCGGTGCGGCTCATGTCGCCGAGAGAGGTCGTCCCGTCGTCGCCAGTCCGTGTGTAGATGCGGGTCAGATTCACCATGTCGCCAGCGTAGGGGGCGACCGAGTGACCCTTACGATTCCGGCGTGGATCGGTTCCGGGTCGTCGGGGGAGCGCGTCTGGCCGGTGAGGTGGCCGTGACCGGGGCCAAGAACAGCGCCCTGAAGCTCATGGCGGCCGCGCTTCTCGCCCCGGGCACCACGGTCCTGACTCGGGTACCCGACATCCTCGACGTCGAGATCATGGCCGAGCTCCTCCGGCGCCTGGGTTGCACCGTCGGCCACGACCCGGCGACGGGGACGGTACGTGTCGACGTGCCGGAGAAGATCGACCACCGGGCCGACTACGACCTGGTCCGCCGGATGCGCGCCTCGATCAACGTGCTCGGCCCGCTCGTGACGCGCAGCGGGGCCGCGGAGGTGGCCCTCCCGGGTGGGGACGCCATCGGCTCGCGCCCCCTGGACTTCCACGTCGCTGGGCTGGCGCGCATGGGAGCGGTGGTCGACAGCGAGCACGGCTTCATCGTGGCCCGGGCACCGGACGGCCTCGTCGGCGCGCCGATCTACCTCGACTTCCCCAGTGTGGGGGCGACCGAGAACCTGCTCATGGCGGCGACGCTCGCCCACGGCACGACCGTCATCGACAACGCCGCGCGGGAACCGGAGATCGTCGACCTGGCGCGGATGCTCCAGCAGATGGGCGCCCAGATCGACGGGGTTGGCACCTCGACCCTGGAGGTCCAAGGAGTCGACGCCCTCACCCCGGTCGCCCACGAAGTGGTCCCTGACCGCATGCTCGCCGGTACCTATGCCTTCGCGGCCGCGATGACCCGTGGTGACGTAACCGTGCGCGCCGCCAGGGCGGAGCACCTCGAGCTGCCCCTGGAGAAGCTGACCCAGACCGGGGCGCACGTCGAGCGGCTCGCGGACGGGTTCCGCGTCGCCATGGACCGCCGGCCGCGGGCCATCGACGTGGTGACGCTGCCCTATCCGGGGTTCCCGACCGACCTCCAGCCGATCGTGCTCGCCCTCAACGCCGTCGCCGAGGGCGCGGCGATGGTGACGGAGAACGTCTTCGAGGCGCGGTTCATGTTCGTGGACGAGCTGGTCCGCCTCGGTGCCGACGTACGGACCGACGGCCACCACGCGGTCGTGCGCGGCAAGGAGCGGCTGTCGGCGGCGCCGGTGCGCGCGACCGACATCCGCGCGGGCGCCGGGCTGGTGGTGGCGGCGCTGTGCGCCGAGGGGGAGACGACGGTGAGCGACGCCTTCCACGTCGACCGCGGCTACCCGGGGTTCGTGGAGGCCCTGCGCGCGCTCGGGGCCGAGGTCTCCCGCGAACCCGACCCCTTCGCCTGACCCGGCCGGCTTCAGCTGTTGCGGGCGAGCACCCGCTCCGCGCGGGCCTGGTCGGCGGGGAAGACCAGGACGCGGGGTCCGTCCTCGGTCATCGCGAGCGTGGCGCGCAGGCCGGCCTCCTCCAGGCGGCGCCGGATGATTTCGCCCTCGATGTAGCTGCCGGGCGCGGCGACCGGCACGAGCAAGCCGTAGTCGTCGGGCCGCCCCGGCCGGCTGGGGCGGGCGATCAGCGAGCCGCCCGGGCTGAAGGCCCAGCGCAGGACGAGGGCCAGCGCGACGATCACCAGCACGATCACCGCCGGCCCGAGGGCGTACGTCAGATCACCCCAGGAGCCCACGGCACAAGTCTGGCCGCCGGCGGCTCCGGCCACCACCCGGCGGGGATGGTGGGCCCGTCGACCGCGTGTCGCGAGGGCCTGGCGACCGGGACGCCGTACCGTCCCACGTCACGGTCCACGGCGCCTTCCCCCGTCACGGCCCTGTGGCGGCGCCCGGCCGAGGAGGTCCCCATGCCCCTGCGCGCCGACTACGTGATGCCCGCCCGCCTCGACGTGACCACCGGCGCGCACGTTCGCGAGGCACTGTCCATCGCCCTCGATGCCGCGCTCGACGACGTCGTCGTCGACTGCAGCGAGCTGGAGGTGCTCGACGCCGTCGGGCTCGGGGTCATCGTCGCCACCCACCGCCGCGCGGTGTCCCGGGATCGCCGGCTGGTCCTGCTCGGCGTACGTCCGCCGGTGCTGCGCCTGCTGGCCGTGACGCGCCTGCACCGGGTGCTGCACGTCAAGCGCGGGTCCATCGGCGCGAGCTCGCTGCTCGCCGCCGATGTCGCCTCCATGGCCTGACGGCCCCCACCGACTGCGCGGAGTCGGCGAGGCTGGTCCCGCGTCAGTCCTCTCCGCGGCGCTGCCAGCGGAAGGTGCGGACGCACAGCACCGCGCCGATCACACCCCAGATCACCAGCACGAGGAAGACCAGCGGCAGCTGCCAGGAGCCGGACACCTCCTGGCTCTGGAAGCTCGAGGGCAGGAACACCGAGCGCATCCCCTGGGTCAGCCACTTCAGCGGGAAGATCGCCGCCACGTGCTGCATCCAGCTCGGCAGCTGGTCGTACTGGAAGAACACCCCGGAGATGAACTGCAGCACGAGCACGATCGGCGTGACGATCGCGGGCGCCGACTCGGCGTCGCGGGGCACGGAGGAGAAGGCGATCCCCAGCAGCGCGCAGGTGAACCCGCCCAGCGCCCACAGCCAGGCGAGGGTGATCCAGCCCTTGGCGGAGGGGACGTCGAGCCCGAAGGCCGCGATGCCGATGATCATGAGCAGCGCGATCTGGAGCGCCGAGATCGTGGCAACCAGGAGGAACTTCCCCGCGAAGTACGACGGCTTGGGCATCGGCGAGCCGGACAGGCGTTTGAGGCCGCCGTTGTCGCGCTCGATGCCCACCCCGATGGCCAGGGCCTGGAACCCGCTGTTGACCAGGCCCGAGGCGATCATCCCGGCGGCGAAGTACTGGCTGTACGTCACCCCGGGCGCGATGTCCTTGTTGAACACCGAGCCGAAGATGACCAGCAGCAGGACGGGGAGCCCGATGGTGAAGACGACCGACTCGCGCTGCCGGAGGAAC contains:
- a CDS encoding alpha-galactosidase, which translates into the protein MNEDVQPDTVHLRRAGTSVVLRLGPTELPCVLHWGPDLGELSATDLGAVAQALRPPYLDSAVSSQAALALLPQHSSGWIGRPGLLGSRAGRDWSVAFDAVTHEVHEAGSAEWTDGPAAAVRLRSVGTDRPGALTVTTELELLASGLLRVRAAVRNDGGQPYEVTSVDVALPVPAEAEELLDMAGRHTHERTPQRRPFGYGAWVRESWGGRPGLDSATMLCAGRPGFGFRSGRVWGVHLAYSGNQVLSAERSATGWRLLRGGELLLPGEVRLAPGETYQGPWLVASWGEGLDALAGRVHRHLRARPQHPRRPRPVLINTWEAVYFKHDVSRLLALAEVAAGIGVERFVLDDGWFRHRRSDHAGLGDWVVDEHVYPNGLGPVADRVHELGMEFGLWFEPEMVNLDSDLARAHPDWIFATNHGPGLPSRYQHVLDLGHPDAYAFVLERMAALVEQYDIAYIKWDHNRSLIDAGHQPDGTPGVRRQVGAVYALMAALKARHPGLEIESCAGGGGRIDLGIMDYADRIWPSDSIDSLERQRMMRWGSLILPPELVGTHVGSAPDHSTGRTHTLRLRAGTAIFGHLGIEWDLTRVPQDELAALARWVELHKQLRPLLHSGEVVHADQLDPALLLEGVVAQDGSDALYRLVAIDLGLTWPPGRITLPGLDPRRLYRVTQQPPGTSGSPPEHAPGWLVEGVTLPGSVLGTVGIQSPLLAAEDLLLIRAQAVSG
- a CDS encoding cob(I)yrinic acid a,c-diamide adenosyltransferase; protein product: MVNLTRIYTRTGDDGTTSLGDMSRTDKNDLRLRAYADVDEANSAIGYALSLGRAPTSIAEVLHQVQNDLFDVGADLCTPVVADPAVPPLRVTQEYVDALETACDEHNERLEKLRSFVLPGGTPTAAALHVARTVVRRAERATWAALAQHEASMNPLTARYLNRLSDLLFILAREANSATVGGPGDVLWRPGARGATAQPAG
- the murA gene encoding UDP-N-acetylglucosamine 1-carboxyvinyltransferase — translated: MDRFRVVGGARLAGEVAVTGAKNSALKLMAAALLAPGTTVLTRVPDILDVEIMAELLRRLGCTVGHDPATGTVRVDVPEKIDHRADYDLVRRMRASINVLGPLVTRSGAAEVALPGGDAIGSRPLDFHVAGLARMGAVVDSEHGFIVARAPDGLVGAPIYLDFPSVGATENLLMAATLAHGTTVIDNAAREPEIVDLARMLQQMGAQIDGVGTSTLEVQGVDALTPVAHEVVPDRMLAGTYAFAAAMTRGDVTVRAARAEHLELPLEKLTQTGAHVERLADGFRVAMDRRPRAIDVVTLPYPGFPTDLQPIVLALNAVAEGAAMVTENVFEARFMFVDELVRLGADVRTDGHHAVVRGKERLSAAPVRATDIRAGAGLVVAALCAEGETTVSDAFHVDRGYPGFVEALRALGAEVSREPDPFA
- a CDS encoding STAS domain-containing protein; protein product: MPLRADYVMPARLDVTTGAHVREALSIALDAALDDVVVDCSELEVLDAVGLGVIVATHRRAVSRDRRLVLLGVRPPVLRLLAVTRLHRVLHVKRGSIGASSLLAADVASMA
- a CDS encoding ABC transporter permease, yielding MSAPTAASMPTAAGIAMGRWVIETKRFLRQRESVVFTIGLPVLLLVIFGSVFNKDIAPGVTYSQYFAAGMIASGLVNSGFQALAIGVGIERDNGGLKRLSGSPMPKPSYFAGKFLLVATISALQIALLMIIGIAAFGLDVPSAKGWITLAWLWALGGFTCALLGIAFSSVPRDAESAPAIVTPIVLVLQFISGVFFQYDQLPSWMQHVAAIFPLKWLTQGMRSVFLPSSFQSQEVSGSWQLPLVFLVLVIWGVIGAVLCVRTFRWQRRGED